In Streptomyces sclerotialus, one genomic interval encodes:
- a CDS encoding AAA family ATPase, translated as MSGPNEWLIYRGTGEPHDGIAALPDPPPWRDFDGAPLVAPGPATDSSSTRRLGEHVAEMHRPSAEELEIVNAALYLRRPLLVTGNPGTGKSTLAHAVAHELKLGRVLRWPIVSRTTLGDGLYHYDAIARLQDVQIAASSRAAGGPGAQAAAPGGIGSYIRLGPLGTALLPTAQPRVLLVDELDKSDIDLPNDLLNVLEEGEFSIPELERLAEREPEVEVLTDDGQKVRIRDGRVRCHAFPFVILTSNGERDFPAPLLRRCIHLELGQPDHKRLATVVRAHLGEEAARAGDDLIARFLERSRSELLAADQLLNAIYLTHQAAPTTRDRLADLLIQRLDRPR; from the coding sequence GTGAGCGGACCGAACGAATGGCTCATCTACCGCGGCACGGGCGAGCCCCACGACGGCATCGCGGCGCTCCCCGACCCACCGCCCTGGCGGGACTTCGACGGTGCCCCGCTCGTCGCGCCGGGCCCGGCCACCGACAGCTCCTCCACCCGGCGGCTCGGCGAGCACGTCGCGGAGATGCACCGGCCCAGCGCCGAAGAACTGGAGATCGTCAACGCCGCGCTGTACCTCCGCCGTCCGCTGCTGGTCACCGGCAATCCGGGCACCGGCAAGAGCACCCTCGCGCACGCCGTCGCACACGAGCTGAAGCTCGGCCGGGTGCTGCGCTGGCCGATCGTGAGCCGGACGACGCTGGGCGACGGGCTGTACCACTACGACGCCATCGCCCGGCTCCAGGACGTGCAGATCGCCGCGAGCAGCCGGGCGGCCGGCGGGCCCGGCGCGCAGGCCGCGGCGCCCGGCGGCATCGGCAGCTACATCCGGCTCGGCCCGCTCGGCACGGCCCTGCTGCCCACCGCGCAGCCGCGCGTCCTGCTCGTCGACGAGCTGGACAAGAGCGACATCGACCTCCCCAACGACCTGCTGAACGTCCTGGAGGAGGGCGAGTTCTCGATCCCGGAGCTGGAGCGGCTGGCCGAGCGGGAGCCCGAGGTGGAGGTGCTCACCGACGACGGCCAGAAGGTCCGCATCCGCGACGGCCGGGTGCGCTGCCACGCCTTCCCGTTCGTCATCCTCACCAGCAACGGCGAACGGGACTTCCCCGCGCCGCTGCTGCGCCGCTGCATCCATCTGGAGCTGGGGCAGCCCGACCACAAACGGCTGGCCACGGTCGTACGGGCACACCTCGGCGAGGAGGCGGCCCGCGCGGGGGACGACCTGATCGCCCGCTTCCTGGAACGTTCCCGCAGCGAACTGCTCGCCGCCGACCAGCTGCTGAACGCCATCTACCTCACCCACCAGGCGGCTCCGACCACCCGCGACCGGCTCGCCGACCTCCTCATCCAGCGCCTCGACCGGCCGAGGTGA